A part of Bacillus thuringiensis genomic DNA contains:
- a CDS encoding ABC transporter ATP-binding protein encodes MEILQAKSISKVYKGKVPYKALVDIDLSIQEGEFVGIMGPSGSGKTTLLNMVSTIDSPSSGEIIINGTNPFQLSSEELALFRRKKLGFVFQSFNLLSTLTVKENIVLPMTLDGVSVQEMNKRVEEIAEKLSITDILNKRTFEISGGQAQRTAIARAIVHKPQLLLADEPTGNLDSKSSNDVMEMLDTLNKEEKATMMLVTHDPYAASFCSRVIFIKDGQLYNEIYCGESRQAFYQKIMDVLSLLGGKRHDFSSVRM; translated from the coding sequence ATGGAAATTTTACAGGCAAAAAGTATTAGTAAAGTATATAAAGGGAAAGTACCTTATAAAGCATTAGTAGATATTGATTTATCAATTCAAGAAGGTGAATTTGTAGGAATTATGGGTCCATCAGGTAGCGGGAAAACAACGTTATTGAATATGGTATCTACTATTGATTCTCCATCATCGGGAGAAATTATAATTAATGGTACAAATCCTTTTCAATTATCATCAGAAGAATTAGCGTTATTCCGCCGGAAAAAGCTAGGGTTTGTTTTCCAATCATTTAATCTTCTTAGCACACTTACTGTAAAAGAAAATATCGTATTGCCTATGACATTAGATGGTGTTTCTGTGCAAGAAATGAACAAACGAGTGGAAGAGATTGCAGAGAAATTAAGTATTACAGATATATTAAATAAAAGAACATTTGAAATATCTGGAGGGCAAGCTCAGCGAACAGCAATCGCTCGTGCGATTGTTCATAAGCCGCAATTATTACTTGCGGATGAACCAACAGGGAACTTGGATTCTAAATCTTCAAATGATGTAATGGAGATGCTCGATACGCTTAATAAAGAAGAAAAAGCAACGATGATGTTAGTAACGCATGATCCGTATGCAGCGAGCTTTTGCAGCAGAGTAATTTTTATTAAAGATGGTCAACTATATAATGAAATTTATTGTGGCGAAAGCAGGCAAGCGTTTTATCAAAAAATTATGGATGTCCTTTCTTTGTTAGGAGGGAAAAGGCATGACTTTTCGTCAGTTCGCATGTAA
- a CDS encoding ABC transporter permease — protein MTFRQFACNNIFRNKRTYAAHFLSSAFSIMIFFTYALLLFHPDLQGELKSTSATISAYGTLGFSVSQGLIFVFSFFFILYSVSSFLKTRKKEFGILMMQGMSMRQLKKLLLIENMLIGLGSICIGIFIGLIFSKLVLLISASVLMINNGLPFYIPVQAVFLTVITFLFLFLIVSLFTFKMVKVTELVELIQAEEKPKPEPKSSILLSLFSLISIGYGYFSVFRFIPSSNFITLGIGVILVIIGTYFLYTQCSVYILHLAKKSESFFLKRTNILTFSELIYRMKDNATMFFIVSIVSAVAFTAIGTTAAIGNRDLVRMTNPYTFLYGSFENDKVLNKNLSIIKKHLSDANIPYRMASSSDIYTESGVQVMKLSEYNDLAKALGYQQETIEKEDEILLIPGVVAQKQEFKNGEYKKNIEVIQGDWTKTFHVKKAVENLVLPHDSRTIYIAVQDQVYDGIPLTSDPVNQDSPFRTYGFVVDDWMKTKKISNELISTFEKDMREGNFQFRALTIDLLSAKQTNGLLLMASVLVGIVFFTFAASFIYFRLYTDLDRDQQQYKMISKMGLSKRELKKVVTRQLVLMFFLPIIVAVIHTVVAYMALQQLVDFSILNSSIMILISFICIQVLYFFITRWRYLQKLYKVMEQ, from the coding sequence ATGACTTTTCGTCAGTTCGCATGTAATAATATTTTTCGTAATAAGCGTACATATGCAGCTCATTTTTTGAGTAGTGCATTTTCTATTATGATTTTCTTCACGTATGCTCTTTTATTATTTCACCCTGATTTACAAGGGGAATTAAAATCGACAAGTGCAACAATAAGTGCATACGGTACATTGGGATTTTCAGTTTCGCAAGGCTTGATTTTTGTATTTTCATTTTTCTTCATTCTATATTCAGTCAGTTCATTTTTAAAGACGCGTAAGAAAGAATTTGGCATATTAATGATGCAAGGTATGTCAATGAGACAACTTAAGAAGTTATTGTTAATTGAAAATATGCTAATTGGACTTGGTTCAATTTGTATAGGGATTTTCATTGGACTCATATTTTCTAAACTAGTCTTATTGATAAGCGCAAGTGTATTAATGATTAATAATGGTTTACCTTTTTATATACCAGTGCAGGCTGTATTTTTAACAGTTATCACATTCCTTTTCTTGTTTTTAATCGTTTCACTTTTTACATTTAAAATGGTAAAAGTAACAGAACTTGTGGAACTTATTCAAGCGGAGGAAAAGCCAAAACCTGAACCGAAATCTTCAATTTTATTATCACTATTTTCTTTAATTAGTATAGGATATGGATATTTTTCAGTATTTCGTTTCATCCCAAGTTCCAATTTTATTACGCTTGGAATAGGTGTGATCCTAGTAATTATAGGAACGTACTTTTTATATACACAGTGTAGCGTTTATATATTGCATCTTGCGAAAAAGAGTGAATCTTTCTTTTTAAAGAGAACAAATATATTAACATTTTCTGAATTAATTTACCGTATGAAAGATAATGCAACGATGTTTTTTATAGTATCTATTGTTTCAGCAGTTGCATTTACAGCGATTGGTACAACAGCTGCAATTGGAAATAGGGATTTGGTAAGGATGACAAATCCCTATACCTTTTTGTATGGAAGTTTTGAAAACGACAAAGTATTAAATAAAAATCTTTCTATTATAAAAAAACACCTTTCTGATGCTAATATTCCGTATCGAATGGCTTCATCTTCAGATATTTACACAGAAAGTGGCGTACAAGTAATGAAGTTAAGTGAATATAACGATCTTGCTAAAGCACTAGGTTATCAACAAGAAACAATCGAAAAAGAAGATGAAATTTTATTAATTCCTGGAGTCGTAGCACAAAAACAAGAATTTAAAAATGGCGAGTATAAAAAGAATATAGAAGTCATTCAAGGTGACTGGACAAAGACATTTCATGTGAAAAAAGCTGTAGAAAATTTAGTTTTACCACATGATTCTAGAACTATTTATATCGCTGTTCAAGATCAGGTATATGATGGAATACCTTTAACTAGTGACCCAGTTAATCAAGATAGTCCATTTCGTACTTACGGATTTGTTGTAGACGATTGGATGAAAACGAAGAAAATTTCAAACGAATTAATTAGTACATTCGAGAAAGATATGAGAGAAGGTAATTTCCAATTTCGAGCTTTAACTATAGACTTGTTAAGTGCAAAGCAAACGAATGGGCTATTACTTATGGCAAGTGTTTTAGTCGGAATCGTCTTCTTTACATTCGCTGCTAGTTTTATTTATTTCAGATTATATACAGATTTGGATCGCGATCAACAGCAATATAAAATGATTTCGAAAATGGGATTAAGTAAACGAGAATTAAAAAAAGTTGTAACGAGACAGTTAGTATTAATGTTCTTCTTACCAATTATTGTTGCAGTAATTCATACTGTAGTTGCTTATATGGCATTACAACAATTAGTAGACTTTTCTATTTTAAATAGTTCTATCATGATTTTAATTTCATTTATATGTATACAAGTTTTATATTTCTTTATAACCCGTTGGCGTTATCTGCAAAAGCTGTATAAGGTTATGGAGCAATAG
- a CDS encoding homoserine dehydrogenase, translating into MKIQVVLSGYGTVGREFIKLLNEKYSYIYKTYGIHLVVSGVLGRNIAIHNEDGLSIHHLLMYGGGTAAIEKYLEYHPKERATNEINGTVLVESTVTNLKDGNPGKQYMKQAIEKQMDIVAISKGALVTNWKEINEAARGANVRIRYSGATAAALPTLDIGQFSLAGCHIEKIEGILNGTTNYILSKMNEEDITFEEALKEAQSKGIAETNPILDVSGSDSACKLLLLTNSLMETENTLADIHIKGIEHVTKQQIRNAKEQNKYIKLIASAYRNKDGKVALSVKPHEIDKEHPLAKVNGTEKGITFFTDTMGQVTTIGGASNPRGAAAAALKDVINLYRKDL; encoded by the coding sequence ATGAAAATTCAAGTTGTATTATCAGGATATGGAACAGTAGGCAGAGAATTTATAAAATTATTAAACGAAAAATATTCATATATATATAAAACATATGGGATTCATTTAGTTGTAAGTGGCGTATTAGGGAGAAATATTGCAATACATAATGAAGATGGCTTATCTATTCACCATTTATTGATGTATGGTGGCGGTACCGCTGCAATTGAAAAATATTTAGAGTATCATCCGAAGGAACGTGCAACAAATGAGATAAATGGTACTGTATTAGTAGAATCAACTGTTACCAATCTTAAAGATGGAAATCCAGGGAAACAATATATGAAACAAGCGATTGAGAAACAAATGGATATAGTTGCAATTTCAAAAGGCGCACTTGTTACAAACTGGAAAGAAATAAATGAAGCAGCAAGAGGCGCAAATGTACGAATTCGATATAGCGGTGCAACTGCTGCGGCATTACCGACACTTGATATTGGTCAATTTAGTTTAGCTGGTTGCCATATTGAAAAAATAGAAGGAATATTAAACGGGACTACAAATTATATTCTTTCGAAAATGAATGAGGAAGATATTACGTTTGAAGAAGCATTGAAAGAAGCACAAAGTAAAGGAATTGCTGAGACAAACCCTATATTAGATGTAAGTGGTTCAGATAGTGCGTGTAAATTGTTACTTTTGACAAACAGCTTAATGGAAACAGAGAATACACTTGCCGATATACATATAAAAGGAATCGAGCACGTTACAAAACAGCAAATACGAAATGCTAAGGAACAAAATAAATATATTAAATTAATAGCTTCAGCATATAGGAATAAGGATGGAAAAGTGGCTCTTAGTGTGAAACCACACGAAATAGATAAAGAGCATCCGCTAGCAAAAGTAAATGGGACCGAAAAAGGAATTACGTTCTTTACAGATACAATGGGGCAAGTTACTACAATTGGCGGGGCTTCTAATCCACGAGGCGCAGCAGCTGCAGCTTTAAAAGATGTAATTAACTTATATCGAAAAGATTTGTAA
- a CDS encoding PLP-dependent aminotransferase family protein, with protein sequence MFKDFKVVKDRPVYIQLKDYLKKMIMKGHLLGDQKIPSTRELSDLLSVSRNTVLAAYADLEQEGLIYAVKGKGNFVAKVDISNTSSVEIDWKNKLNTITLLADELDLMKHGVRWEKGMIVFNSIAPDEKLFDVENFKRAFLTRMSIEGDVVLNYGYAKGYRPLMNYLLHYMEMKGVDISNKDILITNGFTEGLDIVLSSLSKKSGRVICENPTHHAALKLFRLHGIEVHGINMNEDGIDTNQVEKNLREKEFDFAYLIPSYHNPTGIVTSSEKRTELMRLFSKYKIPIIEDGFNEELRYSGSHLAPLLTFAGAGNNVIYISSFSKVLFPGLRVGWIIADKELIHHLESVKRARTIHTSTLDQAVLFQYLHEGYFEKYLKKARSVYKKKYELAVGACNQYIPFKRMTGDGGLHLFIELEEHMNARTLLQRCYEKGVTFSPGDVFYSDGEGANTFRLGFSRLKEEEIVQGIKIIGDTLKNEIWS encoded by the coding sequence TTGTTTAAAGATTTTAAAGTTGTCAAAGATCGTCCTGTTTATATTCAATTGAAAGATTATTTAAAAAAGATGATCATGAAAGGGCATTTGCTTGGGGATCAAAAAATTCCATCAACGAGGGAACTAAGTGATTTACTAAGTGTGAGCAGAAATACTGTACTCGCTGCTTATGCGGATTTAGAGCAAGAAGGACTCATTTATGCAGTTAAAGGAAAAGGGAATTTTGTTGCGAAGGTCGATATATCGAACACTTCGTCTGTTGAAATAGATTGGAAAAATAAACTTAATACGATTACCTTATTAGCGGATGAATTAGATTTAATGAAACATGGTGTTCGCTGGGAAAAAGGAATGATTGTTTTTAATAGTATTGCTCCGGACGAAAAGCTATTTGATGTGGAAAATTTCAAAAGGGCTTTTCTTACTCGTATGTCCATTGAAGGGGATGTCGTATTAAACTACGGATACGCAAAAGGTTATAGACCGTTAATGAATTATCTACTTCATTATATGGAAATGAAAGGTGTAGATATATCCAACAAAGATATTTTAATTACAAATGGATTTACAGAAGGATTGGATATTGTACTATCCTCGTTATCGAAGAAATCAGGGCGGGTTATTTGTGAGAATCCGACTCATCATGCTGCGCTAAAGCTTTTCCGCTTACATGGCATTGAAGTTCATGGTATTAATATGAATGAGGATGGTATTGATACGAATCAAGTAGAAAAAAATTTGCGTGAAAAAGAGTTTGATTTTGCGTATTTAATTCCTTCCTATCATAATCCAACCGGTATTGTTACGAGTTCAGAGAAACGAACGGAACTGATGAGATTATTTTCAAAATATAAAATTCCTATTATAGAAGATGGATTTAATGAAGAACTACGTTATTCAGGTTCACATTTAGCGCCATTATTAACTTTCGCAGGCGCTGGTAATAATGTGATTTATATTAGTAGCTTTTCAAAGGTGCTTTTCCCTGGTTTACGTGTAGGCTGGATCATCGCAGATAAAGAACTGATTCATCATTTAGAAAGTGTAAAAAGAGCTAGAACGATTCACACATCTACATTAGATCAAGCTGTTCTATTTCAATATTTACATGAAGGATATTTTGAAAAATATTTAAAAAAGGCAAGATCTGTTTATAAGAAAAAATATGAGTTAGCTGTCGGCGCGTGTAATCAGTACATTCCTTTCAAAAGAATGACTGGAGATGGTGGACTTCATTTATTTATAGAGCTAGAAGAGCATATGAATGCCCGCACACTTTTACAAAGGTGTTATGAGAAAGGCGTTACGTTTTCACCTGGAGATGTTTTTTACTCTGATGGAGAAGGAGCGAACACTTTCCGATTAGGATTTTCACGCTTGAAAGAAGAAGAAATAGTTCAGGGAATCAAAATCATTGGTGATACATTAAAAAATGAAATTTGGAGTTGA
- a CDS encoding DUF3914 domain-containing protein, with product MQIGSNIHTLSQPTKITPSNLEHNTISSTKLEGKKANDPIKFEIRSSEKDMKQPEHKFNELDLWKMLKDKGVPLWIILEMLQKVRKEKEAQNNSIQHSNTIEETNETHLNEIM from the coding sequence ATGCAAATCGGATCAAACATCCATACATTATCTCAACCTACTAAAATAACTCCATCTAATCTTGAGCATAATACTATCTCTTCTACTAAACTTGAAGGTAAGAAAGCAAATGATCCTATCAAATTCGAAATTCGTTCATCTGAAAAAGACATGAAACAGCCTGAGCATAAATTTAACGAATTAGATTTATGGAAAATGTTAAAAGATAAAGGTGTTCCTTTATGGATCATCCTTGAAATGCTACAAAAAGTACGTAAAGAAAAGGAAGCTCAAAATAATTCAATTCAACATTCAAATACGATTGAAGAAACGAATGAGACCCATTTAAATGAAATAATGTAA
- a CDS encoding esterase/lipase family protein has protein sequence MGKLLLKICLFAIGTVFLFTAKTIYAEERQQNNYPIILVNGFAGWGREEMLGVKYWGGVHDIQEDLKRNGYTVHTAAVGPVSSNWDRACELYAQINGGTVDYGAAHAEKHGHNRFGRTYSGFTPNWNETNKVHLVGHSMGGQTIRTLVQLLKEGSFEEKNHVKNYPNTKISPLFEGEKSYVHSVTTLATPHNGTTLADGSLLLPFVKDLLITAASFGGNNNLSLYDFKLDQWGIKKNTGESFFQYTDRILNSSLWKNTKDISQWDLSTDGAKELNNWVKTQSDVYYLSYSGHASQAAPITGLHLPHITMNKVLMGNAFFLGSYARYEENRPLVDTSWWQNDGVVNTNSMIAPSSNTAVNSNESLQIGKWNHIETKANWDHLDMVGLSVSDTLGFSSIQEFYRTIAEKLSRLPK, from the coding sequence ATGGGGAAATTATTATTGAAAATATGTTTATTTGCAATAGGGACTGTGTTTTTATTCACAGCAAAAACAATTTACGCTGAAGAGAGGCAACAAAATAATTATCCTATCATATTAGTGAATGGATTTGCTGGGTGGGGTAGAGAGGAAATGTTAGGGGTTAAATATTGGGGTGGTGTTCATGATATACAGGAAGATTTGAAACGCAATGGTTATACGGTACATACCGCAGCTGTTGGACCTGTTTCTAGCAACTGGGATCGTGCATGTGAATTATATGCGCAAATTAACGGCGGTACAGTAGACTACGGTGCCGCACATGCTGAGAAACATGGACATAATCGCTTTGGCAGAACTTATAGTGGTTTCACGCCGAATTGGAATGAAACAAATAAAGTACATTTAGTTGGGCATAGCATGGGTGGACAAACGATTAGAACATTAGTACAGCTATTAAAAGAAGGCAGTTTTGAAGAAAAAAATCATGTAAAAAATTACCCGAACACCAAAATATCACCACTATTTGAGGGCGAGAAATCATACGTTCATAGTGTTACAACATTAGCAACTCCTCACAATGGGACAACACTTGCGGATGGTAGTCTTCTACTGCCGTTTGTTAAAGATTTACTCATTACAGCTGCAAGTTTTGGAGGAAACAATAATTTATCGTTATATGATTTTAAATTGGATCAATGGGGTATAAAGAAGAATACTGGAGAGTCTTTTTTCCAATATACTGATCGCATCCTAAATAGTTCACTTTGGAAAAATACAAAGGATATAAGTCAATGGGATTTAAGTACAGATGGTGCAAAGGAGCTCAATAATTGGGTAAAGACGCAATCAGATGTTTATTACTTATCTTATAGTGGACATGCATCACAAGCGGCACCTATAACAGGTTTACATCTGCCTCATATAACGATGAATAAAGTGTTAATGGGTAATGCATTTTTCTTAGGTTCCTATGCAAGATATGAAGAAAATCGTCCATTAGTTGATACTTCTTGGTGGCAAAATGACGGTGTAGTAAATACAAATTCTATGATTGCACCCTCTTCTAATACTGCTGTAAATAGTAATGAGTCCTTACAGATTGGAAAATGGAATCATATAGAAACGAAAGCAAATTGGGACCATCTTGATATGGTAGGACTTAGTGTTTCAGACACGTTAGGTTTTTCTAGCATTCAAGAGTTTTATAGAACAATTGCAGAAAAGCTATCAAGATTACCGAAATAG
- a CDS encoding lipoprotein BA_5634 family protein — protein sequence MRRTLTIFMLTIVFLISFSACTKTENPFPANGLLIIGDENKTSPIINRYQEITKENEVFSVKKGKFGNGQVLILNESTAQAMIKANVFRKRDNGSNLKLIDKLPEFPKEGSLLFTHEDEKSMKSIELEGKEIPVSYDSDAWIGNTRKYPTQWYVMVSRNSVYKEIKANETKMHLLHLKQSLGDEKPKMSTDNTLVNENVKAKKLIKGLEGEVSFQFVTIEEKS from the coding sequence ATGAGAAGAACTTTAACTATTTTTATGTTAACGATAGTATTTTTAATAAGTTTTAGTGCATGCACTAAAACGGAAAATCCATTTCCTGCAAACGGTTTATTAATCATTGGGGATGAGAATAAAACTTCGCCAATTATTAATCGTTATCAAGAAATTACAAAAGAAAATGAAGTGTTTTCTGTGAAAAAAGGTAAATTTGGAAATGGCCAAGTATTAATTTTAAATGAATCTACTGCACAAGCGATGATTAAAGCAAATGTTTTTCGTAAACGAGATAATGGATCCAATTTAAAACTAATAGATAAGTTACCGGAATTCCCGAAAGAGGGCTCGCTGTTGTTTACACATGAAGATGAAAAGAGTATGAAAAGTATTGAATTAGAAGGAAAAGAGATTCCTGTTTCATACGATAGTGACGCTTGGATAGGTAACACTCGTAAATATCCAACGCAATGGTATGTAATGGTATCAAGAAATAGTGTGTATAAAGAAATAAAGGCAAATGAAACGAAAATGCACCTTCTTCATTTGAAACAATCACTAGGTGACGAAAAGCCTAAAATGTCGACAGATAATACATTAGTTAATGAAAATGTTAAAGCAAAAAAGCTAATTAAAGGTTTGGAAGGAGAAGTATCTTTTCAGTTTGTAACAATTGAAGAAAAATCTTAA